A stretch of the Solanum dulcamara chromosome 6, daSolDulc1.2, whole genome shotgun sequence genome encodes the following:
- the LOC129892067 gene encoding CASP-like protein 2A1 has protein sequence MKSSTHMAGSTPLQKRELEDDNESSSSMRTAETMLRLLPMGLCVVALVIMLKNSQTNDYGSLTYSDLGTFRYLVHANGICAGYSLLSAIVSVVPRPITMSKAWTFFLLDQILTYAILAAGAISTEVVYLAYKGDTEVTWSESCGSFGGFCHRATASVSITFIVSLCYAGLSLLSSYRLFSKYDAPVGSYNDNKEGIEIANY, from the exons ATGAAAAGTAGTACTCATATGGCTGGAAGTACTCCACTCCAAAAGAGAGAATTAGAAGATGACAATGAAAGCAGCAGCAGCATGAGAACAGCTGAGACTATGCTGCGTTTGTTGCCGATGGGACTTTGTGTTGTGGCTCTGGTTATCATGCTTAAAAATTCACAAACTAATGACTATGGTTCCCTTACTTACTCTGACCTAGGAACCTTCAG GTATTTAGTACATGCAAATGGAATTTGTGCAGGCTATTCACTTCTATCAGCAATTGTATCAGTTGTACCTCGTCCAATAACCATGTCTAAAGCCTGGACTTTCTTCCTCCTTGATCAG ATATTGACATATGCAATACTGGCTGCTGGAGCTATATCGACGGAGGTGGTGTATCTAGCATATAAAGGGGATACAGAAGTTACATGGAGTGAATCATGTGGTTCATTTGGAGGCTTTTGCCACAGAGCCACAGCATCTGTCTCCATCACTTTCATAGTAAGTCTTTGCTATGCAGGGCTTTCGCTGCTTTCGTCTTATCGGCTTTTCAGCAAGTATGATGCACCAGTTGGGTCCTATAATGACAATAAGGAGGGAATTGAGATTGCTAACTATTGA